From Vanacampus margaritifer isolate UIUO_Vmar chromosome 8, RoL_Vmar_1.0, whole genome shotgun sequence, a single genomic window includes:
- the LOC144057139 gene encoding retinoic acid receptor gamma-A-like isoform X2, with product MFDCMEALGLAPRPLYDVSAQGSCMLSKAPPFFSSLDPFAWAGTGGLQSVETQSTSSEEMVPSSPSPPPPPRVYKPCFVCQDKSSGYHYGVSSCEGCKGFFRRSIQKNMVYTCHRDKNCQINKVTRNRCQYCRLQKCFEVGMSKEAVRNDRNKKKKDVKEEAVLPENYELSGELEELVNKVSKAHQETFPSLCQLGKYTTNSSSDHRVQLDLGLWDKFSELSTKCIIKIVEFAKRLPGFTTLTIADQITLLKSACLDILMLRICTRYTPEQDTMTFSDGLTLNRTQMHNAGFGPLTDLVFAFAGQLLPLEMDDTETGLLSAICLICGDRMDLEEPAKVDKLQEPLLEALKIYTRRRRPNKPHMFPRMLMKVTDLRGISTKGAERAITLKMEIPGPMPPLIREMLENPDAFEDSSDSAESPEAAAPPAVQAIKQEEKPTYESAVEEEEDDEDDDYWDEDRERLADSDAEPWGEAAAAATAVAAGTSTHKKSGTTQ from the exons ATGTTTGACTGCATGGAGGCTCTTGGGCTGGCCCCGCGGCCCCTCTACGACGTGTCGGCGCAGGGCTCCTGCATGCTGTCCAAGGCCCCCCCGTTCTTCTCCAGCCTGGACCCCTTCGCCTGGGCCGGGACCGGCGGCCTTCAGT CCGTGGAGACCCAGAGCACCAGCTCAGAGGAGATGGTGCCAAGCTCGccttcgccgccgccgccgccccgcgTCTACAAGCCCTGCTTCGTGTGCCAGGACAAGTCGTCCGGATACCACTATGGGGTCAGCTCTTGCGAGGGCTGCAAG GGTTTTTTCCGGCGCAGCATCCAAAAGAACATGGTGTACACGTGCCACCGAGACAAGAACTGCCAGATCAACAAGGTGACCCGTAACCGCTGTCAGTACTGCCGGCTGCAGAAGTGCTTCGAGGTGGGCATGTCCAAAGAGGCGGTGCGCAACGACagaaacaagaagaagaaggacgTGAAGGAGGAGGCGGTGCTGCCCGAGAACTACGAGCTGAGCGGcgagctggaggagctggtcAACAAAGTCAGCAAAGCTCACCAGGAGACGTTTCCGTCGCTGTGCCAGCTGGGAAAATACACCACA AACTCGAGCTCTGACCACAGAGTCCAGCTGGACTTAGGCCTGTGGGACAAGTTCAGCGAGTTGTCCACAAAGTGCATCATCAAGATTGTGGAGTTTGCCAAGCGACTACCAGGCTTCACCACGCTAACCATCGCCGACCAGATCACCCTCCTCAAGTCTGCATGTCTGGACATCCTG ATGCTGAGGATATGCACGCGCTACACCCCCGAGCAAGACACCATGACCTTCTCCGATGGCCTGACCCTCAACAGAACCCAGATGCATAACGCCGGCTTCGGCCCACTCACGGACCTGGTGTTCGCCTTCGCCGGGCAGCTGCTGCCGCTGGAGATGGACGACACCGAAACGGGGCTACTCAGCGCCATCTGCCTCATTTGCGGAG ACCGCATGGACCTGGAAGAACCCGCGAAGGTGGACAAGCTGCAGGAGCCGTTGCTGGAAGCGCTGAAGATTTACACACGCCGCCGACGCCCCAACAAGCCTCACATGTTCCCTCGCATGCTGATGAAAGTCACCGACCTGCGAGGAATTAGCACTAAAG GTGCAGAAAGAGCCATCACACTCAAGATGGAGATCCCCGGCCCCATGCCGCCGCTCATCAGGGAGATGCTGGAAAACCCGGACGCCTTCGAGGACAGCAGCGACTCGGCGGAAAGCCCCGAGGCCGCCGCGCCCCCCGCCGTTCAGGCGATCAAGCAGGAGGAGAAGCCCACGTACGAGTCGgcggtggaggaggaagaggacgacgAGGACGACGACTACTGGGACGAGGACAGGGAGCGGCTGGCGGACAGTGACGCCGAGCCGTGGGgggaagcggcggcggcggcgacggctGTGGCGGCCGGGACCAGTACACACAAGAAAAGCGGGACAACGCAGTAG